Sequence from the Brachionichthys hirsutus isolate HB-005 chromosome 4, CSIRO-AGI_Bhir_v1, whole genome shotgun sequence genome:
CCAGGCCATGAAGACCAGCCAATCTCCCCCAAGAGCACAGCCAGAAAATGCACTTCTGATATTAAAGTCAAAAGGATAATTCGCTCAAAATCCTTCACCATCGATGATAATGGggaagttcctcagaacctccccattatctttactAATGGTGAAGAGAATGCTGCCGTTCCTCAGAACCTTTTGAAGCACCAGGATGAGCGGTGTAAGGAGAAGGAGCAAGAGAAGCTGAGGAACAGGGACCAGCCAGGCCATGAAGACCAGCCAATCTCCCCCAAGAGCACAGCCAGAAAATGCACTTCTGATATTAAAGTCAAAAGGATAATTCGCTCAAAATCCTTCACCATCGATGATAATGGggaagttcctcagaacctccccattatctttactAATGGTGAAGAGAATGCTGCCGTTCCTCAGAACCTTTTGAAGCACCAGGATGAGCGGTGTAAGGAGAAGGAGCAAGAGAAGCTGAGGGACAGGGACCAGCCAGTCTTTGCAAACTACTTGAAGAAGcactcaaaggagttcaagttaCCTAAGGTGCCATTGTCTTCAAGAGTCGTCCAGCCTCTTGTTAtcaggaaaccacctgttccaAAACATACGGTCACCAGACCTGTGATAATTCACCAAGAGAAAAACTTTGTGAAGGCAGCCAAAAAACAGGTTTTCGTAACAGCAAAGCAGACCCTTGCAATTACGGAGGCCAAAGACTTGAAGACACAGGGTTATGGGAAAGTCCCTCAGTACCTGGTAAAGCGCAACGAAAAGCAGGGTTGGGTGAAGAAGGACAATGGCCAGCTGAAGAACGCAGATCAGCCAGTCCAGAAAATGTTGAACTGCCCCAAAACCATCACCACCAGAAAAAAACCGTGGAAGAATGTTTTGGACAGCATCAAATACATACCACGCACCAATGTTGAGCAGCTCAAGAAGCATGAAATGAGGACGATGGGACCAATAAAGACAGAGAAGCCCTCTCCAGCCAACTACTTGAAGAAGcactcaaaggagttcaagttaCCTAAGGTGCCATTGTCTTCAAGAGTCGTCCAGCCTCTTGTTAtcaggaaaccacctgttccaAAACATACGGTCACCAGACCTGTGATAATTCACCAAGAGAAAAACTTTGTGAAGGCAGCCATAAAACAGGTTTTCGTAACAGCAAAGCAGACCCTTGCAATTACGGAGGCCAAAGACTTGAAGACACAGGGTTATGGGAAAGTCCCTCAGTACCTGGTAAAGCGCAACGAAAAGCAGGGTTGGGTGAAGAAGGACAATGGCCAGCTGAAGAACGCAGATCAGCCAGTCCAGAAAATGTTGAACTGCCCCAAAACCATCACCACCAGAAAAAAACCGTGGAAGAATGTTTTGGACAGCATCAAATACGTACCACGCACCAATGTGGAGCAGCTCAAGAAGCATGAAATGAGGACAATGGGACCAATAAAGACAGAGAAGCCCTCTCCAGCCAACTACTTGAAGAAGcactcaaaggagttcaagttaCCTAAGGTGCCATTGTCTTCAAGAGTCGTCCAGCCTCTTGTTAtcaggaaaccacctgttccaAAACATACGGTCACCAGACCTGTGATAATTCACCAAGAGAAAAACTTTGTGAAGGCAGCCATAAAACAGGTTTTCGTAACAGCAAAGCAGACCCTTGCAATTACGGAGGCCAAAGACTTGAAGACACAGGGTTATGGGAAAGTCCCTCAGTACCTGGTAAAGCGCAACGAAAAGCATGGTTGGGTGAAGAAGGAACCAAAAAACAGGTCTTTTCAGCAAAGCCGACACTGACGGAGTCCAAATACATTCAGGCAAAAGGGGGAAATCCCTCAGTACCTTCTGAAGTACAAGCTAAAGAACACAGCCCAGCCCATGCAGACtagccaaccccccccctaTATCCTGGAGGCTGTGAAGTGTGATCCACCTATAGTTGGAGAACTACAAAGGGGGGGGCACCAACCCGGTCTTCCAAttcaaaggcactgcccccctCCGACCACATCTTACTAAACACCCCTTCATAAGTATTTATATTTGAGTTGCATGAGTTGCTTACGGCCAcgccgaactcctcccatgtctgggtttttgcctcagcaatcgcggatcacactcctcagcctccccggtaagatctattcaggggtactggagaggagggtccaaTCCGGCGGATCCGATCCCCTTTCAAGAAGGGGGGCCACCAACCCTTCAGTATcactgaatagaccttaccggttacattacatttcacgccccccccccccaaaacaaaacaaaacacttgtatccttattaacataaaaagaaatatgagaaataaagaaatatagatcaacttacaacaaagaataacttcattaccatttttttttgtctgcaacagaaaatatttgaagtgcatcaatttgcctgaatttttttttaatccttaaactacaatttatacaattaaataataattgaaattaaataacatcaataaataataatacattaaaattgatcagcaacattaactcaggagcacaaaatataaaacactttaacctacaaaacaaaaatgaaaaaaacaattgtgctgattttctttgagcaaaatgaggaagtcaggtcttccctcgtctcccaccgtagtcacggtgaagccaagcgctacgtacgctacgtcatatttcctcgtctttgatttcgactgaccttcctttgttttatcatctccgtctctcttttcctctctgtttcctccgCGCTGTCtcgagggtttgtttacaactgttcttcttctgcaaaaacaccatagagctaatactccctgtgtgcactctgacaatcagggcgccactgccaaccaCTGGAGTGGATGtacaattacactttaatctagtatGGCCAAATAAGCATGTTCTCCGTGGTCACAGGCGTCATCACAGCCGCCCGTTCTTTGTTCACCTTCTTGTGGTCAGACATTTAATATCCAACaactaaaaaaaactgtttaaaaatACCAATTCTGCTTCAGATCAGAAACGTTCAGCGGTAATTTATAAAAGATTTAACTTGTGGACATTGGAATATTTTTGTCATCTTCTTAGATGAGGTCTCAGTGCTGGTTTTAAATAGAGGAGCGCTATTCATGTTTCTGACCTTAATTTGAGCAAAGAGCGGCTGCTTTCAGAGCAGcaggtcagacaggaagctaTTCAGGACCGGCACAAGGATAGACGTCAGGACGGTCACAGGGATCGTCAAGCTTTAATGCTTGAATTCTTGCCTTTGACTTTTGTCAGAAAATGATGTTTGCTTTGTTGACAGTTAATAAACACCTCCGGAGGCAAAGTGGAGCGAAGGGCGACCCTAAACCGTCACTCGTAGAAGAAATAACCAGATGAGGTCATTAGTGAGACGCTCGTCAAACATCAAACTGTtaaaaggaaatggaaataacagtaaataaagaaataatataTTTCATGTGACTGTGTTCATTTGAGGAGTTGCTTTACCAAATTCTAATTCTTAAaacaaattacatttacagataAAATGAAAATCAGTAATTCCATTTCAATTAGAAACATTTTGGTttaagtgatgtcatcaacacgTGACGTCCTGGATGGATCCGTCTTCAGCACAGACGTTACAGCGCCGGTTTGATCCAAACTTAAGGATGCCTTGTGTTGTTAGAGTTCATCACGAATGTCAGTGAATAATACAGATCCAAACATGGATGATTACTTTATTTATCTTATCAGCAGTgactggaggtcagaggtcatcactGTCTTATGGCGTCCAGGTAATGACCTGGACAGCGGTCTGAGCAGCCCTCCGGATGTCCTGGTCCTCCTCTGCCGCCTCAGTTCTAGCTGCCAGTATAGGGAGTTGCTTCAGGAGGGCGCGGCGGCCATTCGGCGCTTCAGCTAGGGCGGTCAGAGCACGCAGGCAGTACACGGTACgggccttcctcctcctcttcttttccacactctcctcctcctcctctttctccttagACACCAGGTCGAGGAGGATGGGGATGATGTCCAGATCCAGACACTGCTGCTTACCTGGAGGGAGGCGACATTCAATAAAATCTGCACACAGCGTGAGAAAAAGGTCAACTACATCTCCCAAGCTGCAATGGGCCTCCATCACAGAGCTCACACTCTGCAAAAGATGAACCAAGGGAAATTTAGCTAAACGCTGCGCTGTAAAAACAAGACCCGCCCACTCTGCCTTAAATTGGCTTACTTTCTTACCCGTACCCTAACCAATAATCACCTCCAATGCTGACCCAACCCACAATGTAcaaaccaatcagaggcagaggagacAGGTTTTTGTTGTTTGGCTGCTTCTCCATAGCAACAAGCAAATGAGGCTCATGGTTATTGTAGTTTTTAGACTTGTTGATTAAATGAGCagccaacaaaagaaaaaagttgaGAGTAAAAaagatgtaaaacaaacaaacaaacaaaaacaggtggacaaaacacaacagcctgcaaaatgatgacatcatccaggtGAGTCGTGTGTTGGCCAACATGCAGGAATCATTAACTAcctggacaaataaaaacaaacggaCTTCTTAAAGGGGCATCAGGCAGGCTGTGTCCCCTTCACTGACAGTTTGAAAACAGAAGCTTCAGACCCAGGAGTGTGTTCGTACCTGGAGTGGTGGTCACGGTATACATGATGCCTCCTGCAGCGTTGACCTGAACCTCGAtgtcttcatcctgcagcaaagcGACCAGGACAGGAAGCACCGCCTCCGCGCACACCTGCCGCTTCCCGTCCTCGCAAATGCTAAAATTAGCAGAGAGCAACAAGCAAACGgacacatttgcatttcagtTTAGGTTTGACAAGTTCATGTCCAAGTACAAACCGAAGTCCTGAAATGAGCGGAtgaagtgacatcatcaaagcTGGACTCTTAAACTCGAGGCGGGTGTTTAACCTGATGGCCATCATGGCTGCCGCAGCTTCACGGCGGACGTCTGGGGAGCGATGGGAGAGTTTCTGGCTCAGCAAAGAGACTCCATCAGCAGCCAGAGTCGACAGAGGGTCCATCCTGGAGCaggagctgatggtggaaaGGAGCAgcacctgcacctcctcctcctcctcctcctcctcctccatgagcTTCTGCATCAGCTTAGGAACCAGCGTCAGGAGAGCGTGAGAACCTACAGGAGACAcggtttttattattattcacagtAATAATCTTCAGggggaaccttttttttccgGATGTTGCTTTGTGATGACGCTCAAACGCGCCTGCAGGCAGCTGAGAGAGGCTGCTCAGCACTCGGAGGAcgttcctcctgcaggaggatgaggagtcATCCAGCAGCTGGGCTagaggagggagcagggaggaggagagcgtggCCTGCCTGTCAAAGGACAAGGACAGACGTGAGGAAACAGGTTGTATCGCCACCTGCTGCTGACATGACGAACTACAGCCAGGATCAAAGACCTGATCCGGGTTACCTGCCGATGCTGTGGGAGGCGACGATGCGAAGCAGCTcgcaggttttactccgaactgATGGATCTTCGTCCGCAAACAGAACTCGAAGTTGGTCCAGAAAACCTGCGGAAGAACAAAGAGacttcagaaaaaaagaagaagcgaCGGGGTCGCGTTTTTATTTCAGTTACCGCCGTTAACGGTCTGGTAGATGAGCTCCGGGTCGTGCAGCAGGTCGCAGAGTGACGTCAGAGCCCGGTTCCTCCAGTCGACCTCGGGCCGCTGAAGCTCCTCGAACAGCTGCGGAACAGCCCGCCGGCCGTAGGCCACCGGAGCCCGGCTCGGGTCGATCACACGGCCCGCCATCAGACGTGGGTTCAGTTCTACTGTTAAATCACGAGCCGGTCGTCAGGTCAGCTAGCCAAAGGGCTAAAAACACTGCTACCTAGCAACCGTAACCATGGCGCGACCTCCGCGCGAGAACTCTGCTGTGCGACACGCCCCTCTTATAGAGAAAAACGCCACTGATGAGcataaatgaacaaatattcaaaataaacatgTTAGAGATTCAGATAAACAAATGAATTCATTGTATTCTATTAAATTCAGTACTTTATTTGATAAATCATGAATTTGTTCCAAACAAGTTAAACCAGTTATATTTCATTAAGAATTGCGAATTTACAGCATTGCCAATAGTTTTGCTGTGGTTTGGGTTGCGATACTAACTAAAATTAATTCAGTAAATTAGCACTTCCATAACTCacgatgaaaaaagaaaatatttatctCCACTATGAAAAAGATGTTTGAGGGGTTTttcttgaaaatgaaatattaaaatttgAAGTCTTCCCTGTTAACTGAAATTCTTGCTGCAGCGCccgaaaaaaacccacacacccGGACCCTGTGAACTAATCCAATGAAACTTCACATTTTGAGGTATAAATCCCTTTTTCTATGCAGCCACATACATCACTCCAGGCTGAGGATTATTCAAATTAATCTAATaaagtttcatttgtttttttatttgggtAAATTAATCAAAGGAAAGTCAATGAAGTCTTTATTGAACAAGATACATTTAACTGAACAACATGGAGGAAATCAACTTGCCCCATCCGtggattcatttttttctgaagATAGTTCCTTCTTTGCTCCTGCTGAGATGTAATCAGACTGAACCGAAGTGTTCAGAACAGTCTAAATTAAAAGAATATATGGGAAACATATTTTAAGATCAAAAGGTCTCCGAGGTCCAACCACtgaatttttttggggggggaactTTCAGTGTTTTATTCCAACAGTTGTCCAAGAAACCACCATGACCACTTttttaacttaaaaataaaaaaaacagctcctCTTGTCAtctatttcttctttttcttgctcttctttcctccctctccctgctggGAGCTGgagtctcctcctccgcccttCTGGGTCCTGGTCTTGAGTTTAGGGATCATCTCAGCAACATAAAACATCACATCTTTACCTGAgacaagaaagcaaacacattaCCGTTCAATGAACTGATGACTCAGCAGTCTTTGGGCACAATACTGACACACTGTATGCGGTACGCAGTTCATGTACAACCGGTTTCACCCTCACTAAAATCACAATCTGATATAGCTAAtaattagcatgttgctaagAAAGTTCAGTGGCTGTTGGTGTAAGTTGGTTAAGGCTAATAGAAGCGCTGAGCTAAGCAGGACTCACGGGAAGCGAACTTCTCCTGACACAAGCTGCCGTCAGCCTGCTTCACCTGAACTCTGACCCGGCCTCTGAACTGGATGTCTCGGTTCCACTCCCTGGGGTGCATCTTGTTCTGTAATAATTCCAGGACGATGCGGTTTAATTCAGTGTCCGCCGTCGTCGGGTGACGTTTCTGCAGACGCAAGGTTCTTCCTTTTACCTCCACGTAGACATTGAGGCCGACCGCTGTCAGAACGTCTCTAATCTCAGGGCAGGACGGGTTCTCCACCGCCTGCAGACACGTCATATTAACACTCATCTGCTttcattagggggggggggcacaggactGAAATATGATCCCGAGTCAGGCGTTGAAACTCATTCTTAAACAGAAATGATCCTGCTGTGTTTAAATTAGCGGGGAGGTAAGTATCAAAGCAAGCACGCCCAAGTGCGTCAACAAAGTTaatatgtgagagagagaaactgtcagaggaagaggagcgccaCCTTCACTGTGGGGATCCTTCGTCCTTCAGCCAGTGTCTTTTTATTGTTGATGTAGACGGGATAGATGCAGATGAACCTGaaacacgtcacacacacacacacacacacacacacaccttaaaaaaaaaatctactgtCACTGTTTGACTCTTCAGTGGGAACTGGACTTCAGCCCATTGTTAAGAATATAATTGATTCATCGTGATAATTAACTCAGGCTCTCTGAGAGGTCAAGCTTCTACCAAGGTCAAcctgatgaaatatttaaaaaggaaattaaaaggaGGTAAAACAcattacaataaatatatactgcactattttataataataaaaagtgacttcatattatgggaaatgtattaaatgtatttcatcACAGAAATGTACTTTCTACAAACAAGCTCTTCACTAAAATGCAGCAATGGATAATGCGTGTTTAATTCACGTCTGTAAACTATGAAATTAACTTATATTCCTAAGAACAATTATTATCCGCCATTATAACAATATAACGTCGACATTTAAAGTATAGTACAGAAGTTAATAAACATTGTCGTACACGTCACGCTAGAGAAGTACGGAAAGAACCGAAGGCCAAACTTAACGTAAACGCCAAGCCACTGTGTCGTTAGCCGAAGTTGTTGCCTGATATTCCCTCAAACGTGATTGAATGCAACTCAGATGTTTGGATGATATTAAAAGCATTTACTGCCCACATTAAGACGAACACACAAAATCTTACTCTTAATTTCGGGAATCTTAAAAGCTCAACGTTGAGCGTAGAGCCAAGTCCTGCTAGCTTCAGCTCAGCTAGGCTAACAATGTAGCTTTCATAATAACTCACCTCTCCTTATCCGCAGGGTTTTGAGTTAGATGAGCCATTTTTAGTTAGTTTGGTTGTACCAAGCGTGGCAGACAATCGATTCTCGGTTGGCTAAAGACACGGTTGATTTGTGCGGTAAAACACGCAGCCACACGGCCGCTCCGCATACACACTGACCGCCTGTTGACAACGAGTCCGGTGCGCTTGTTTTATCACACCAAACGCGCCGGTTAATGAAGAATTTGTAGTTACCACCTCGATATCTGTTTCAGAAATTATTCAAGCTATTTGGTGAACTGAACCGAATTGTACGGcagcaaaatacatttttattgatgCGATCATGGTTTtaaggaaaaggaaaacaaatagTAATTGTGTTGTAGTTTACTGTTTCTCCACGCGGTGTCGCTGATGCACTCAGCCTGCACGCGTCTGAAATTGCCCGGATGTTATTGTAGCGCTCCTTTAGCAAATCGGCTAGCCGCTGCGACGCCGCTGCCTTTTGCCGCTACGGCGTGTCGCATCGGGGACATTCGACTGTCTTCACGCCCCAGTCCAATATAAATAGTTTTTTAGCGTTGGTGACTTAACATCGATGATTTATCATGTTAGAAGTTGACTGAGTGACTCGTTATTTTAGGTCttatcttatttttttctcaaCCGATTTGGCGGGGCTGGATCGGGTTTAACAATAcaagctaa
This genomic interval carries:
- the srp19 gene encoding signal recognition particle 19 kDa protein, translating into MAHLTQNPADKERFICIYPVYINNKKTLAEGRRIPTVKAVENPSCPEIRDVLTAVGLNVYVENKMHPREWNRDIQFRGRVRVQVKQADGSLCQEKFASRKDVMFYVAEMIPKLKTRTQKGGGGDSSSQQGEGGKKSKKKKK
- the rsph14 gene encoding radial spoke head 14 homolog, whose product is MAGRVIDPSRAPVAYGRRAVPQLFEELQRPEVDWRNRALTSLCDLLHDPELIYQTVNGGFLDQLRVLFADEDPSVRSKTCELLRIVASHSIGRQATLSSSLLPPLAQLLDDSSSSCRRNVLRVLSSLSQLPAGSHALLTLVPKLMQKLMEEEEEEEEEVQVLLLSTISSCSRMDPLSTLAADGVSLLSQKLSHRSPDVRREAAAAMMAISICEDGKRQVCAEAVLPVLVALLQDEDIEVQVNAAGGIMYTVTTTPGKQQCLDLDIIPILLDLVSKEKEEEEESVEKKRRRKARTVYCLRALTALAEAPNGRRALLKQLPILAARTEAAEEDQDIRRAAQTAVQVITWTP